Proteins from a genomic interval of Treponema succinifaciens DSM 2489:
- a CDS encoding DUF7723 family protein: MPDLKKISDEADMIVCGFAYKKQSDGVHIFNLNNESGAAVISADGSLIETNMDDIEFSIAQKHYLENAKYMEA, from the coding sequence ATGCCTGATTTAAAAAAAATTTCTGATGAAGCTGATATGATTGTCTGTGGTTTTGCGTATAAAAAACAGAGTGACGGTGTACATATCTTTAATTTAAACAATGAGAGCGGAGCCGCAGTTATATCTGCTGACGGCTCTCTTATTGAAACAAATATGGATGATATAGAGTTTTCTATTGCACAAAAGCATTATCTTGAAAATGCAAAATATATGGAGGCATAA
- a CDS encoding DUF4160 domain-containing protein, with translation MPKYFSFKVCGYYLYFTSKCIIEAMHVHASDSKLTEEGSAKFFVKGNGDSVLQEKGCLNDREINKIQAFIKDNYQSMYDKWQEYSKEGFYIGK, from the coding sequence ATGCCGAAATATTTTTCGTTTAAGGTTTGCGGATATTATTTGTATTTTACATCAAAGTGCATTATTGAAGCAATGCATGTTCATGCAAGCGATTCAAAACTCACTGAAGAAGGTTCTGCAAAATTCTTTGTAAAAGGAAATGGGGATTCTGTTCTTCAAGAAAAAGGATGCCTTAATGACCGTGAAATAAATAAAATTCAAGCATTTATTAAAGATAATTACCAAAGTATGTATGATAAATGGCAGGAATATAGCAAAGAAGGATTTTACATCGGAAAATAA
- a CDS encoding DUF1972 domain-containing protein codes for MLENNEMLNQVQHDTNLCKTLRISVIGTVGVPACYGGFESLVDNLLDFTPANVEYTVFCSAKKYENRLESYKGAKLVYLEKDANGIESIFYDFEGMKRSLNSDIMLILGVSGCMFLSYIRRHFRGKIITNIDGLEWRRDKWKWYAKHLLKFSEKMAVRHSDIVIGDNKGITDYIKSEYSKIVQNKSVELIAYGGDQVSRVQDNSLFERYPFCREPYAVTVCRIEPENNVHVILEAFSKMPDETLVFVGNWEKSEYGRSLKEKFSACKNILLLDPIYEPHTVNWLRSNAHVYIHGHSAGGTNPSLVEAMNLSLPILAFDCVYNRATTEEKCLYWKTSDDLQDLMKNESDKFEKIASEMGEAGKHLYSWDRIAKQYNALYKI; via the coding sequence ATGCTTGAAAATAATGAGATGCTGAATCAAGTTCAGCATGACACAAATCTTTGTAAAACTCTCCGTATCTCTGTCATCGGTACTGTTGGTGTGCCTGCCTGTTACGGCGGTTTTGAATCTCTGGTGGACAATTTGCTTGATTTTACGCCTGCGAATGTGGAATATACAGTTTTCTGTTCGGCAAAAAAATATGAAAACAGGCTGGAGTCTTACAAGGGCGCAAAGCTTGTCTATCTTGAAAAGGACGCCAACGGGATCGAAAGCATTTTCTACGATTTTGAAGGAATGAAGCGTTCCTTGAATTCGGACATAATGCTGATTCTGGGTGTTTCCGGGTGTATGTTCCTTTCTTATATCCGCAGGCACTTCCGGGGAAAAATCATCACGAATATTGACGGTCTTGAATGGCGGCGCGACAAATGGAAGTGGTATGCAAAGCATCTTTTGAAATTCAGCGAGAAGATGGCGGTCCGTCATTCTGACATTGTAATAGGCGACAACAAGGGCATTACTGACTACATAAAATCTGAATATTCTAAAATTGTGCAGAACAAGAGCGTTGAGCTGATTGCGTATGGCGGCGACCAGGTTTCGCGTGTTCAGGACAATTCTTTGTTTGAAAGATATCCGTTCTGCCGAGAGCCTTATGCGGTTACTGTCTGCCGGATTGAGCCTGAAAACAACGTTCATGTGATTCTTGAGGCGTTCTCAAAAATGCCGGACGAGACGCTTGTTTTTGTGGGCAACTGGGAAAAGTCGGAATATGGCCGTAGCTTAAAAGAAAAATTCAGCGCGTGCAAAAATATCCTCTTGCTTGACCCGATTTACGAGCCGCATACCGTGAACTGGCTCCGCTCAAATGCCCATGTTTATATTCATGGACACAGCGCAGGCGGAACAAATCCTTCTCTTGTTGAGGCGATGAATCTTTCTCTTCCGATTCTTGCGTTTGACTGCGTTTACAACCGTGCTACAACCGAAGAAAAATGCCTTTACTGGAAAACTTCTGATGACTTGCAGGATCTGATGAAAAATGAAAGCGACAAGTTTGAGAAAATCGCGAGCGAAATGGGCGAGGCTGGAAAACATCTTTACAGCTGGGATCGGATTGCAAAGCAATACAATGCTTTGTATAAAATATAA